In Anolis carolinensis isolate JA03-04 chromosome 4, rAnoCar3.1.pri, whole genome shotgun sequence, the genomic window aattatatcattctattaggTATtagaaatgaattaaaatataaacaaatgaaTGGCCCTGTTTGAACCTTACCTCTCTGTTTGTTGTGATCGCTGAAATGGCCCGTGAGTATGATTGCAAGTTGTACTTCAGATGTCCTAGCCATAAAAAACCCCATTTGGTACCAaatcagcacttttaattgtgGCCCAAAACCGCAAATATGTTtttgaaaaagtaaaataaaagtaatataatTTAACATTGCTAGAAACAACAATACTCCGGTCAGACTAAACCAggaaagaatataaataaaactaaaagGAAGACATTTAAAACATTGCTTACATATTAGCATGAAGCTGAAGGCTTCCTTACAATTTTCAAAATGTGTAATTAGTTTGGAGAATCTCAGTTCCCAGGCTCCTTTCTTCTTTATTGTCACAGGTTAATTTTTGCACAGCATTCACTGAGTACATCCTCCCAAAAATTCCACCACATGGATGGAGGTTCCCTTAATTTACAAGTTGCATTAATATGTGAAATAAATGGAAACTATGTACACTGCAAACCATTTAAGTTGTTTTCTCCAATATCACCTTTTCACTTTTAGATTAACATCTGAGAGAACTAAAATACTATTTACGCTTTTGTAAGAGATTTCATGCCAACTTCAATGTTTGCCATTTCAGCACTAGCTGCTGTCAAATTTTCTTCAATCACCTCTTTACAGAGTTGCTACAGCTGCCTTTACATGTTTGTCGTTCACTTTCCAAGTCTTCGTTATTTTCTGTTGGCAGcatggtgtcatccacatatcttaAATTCTTGATGTTCCTTCCTTTAATTTCATGTGTCCTTCCTCCGAATCTAATCCTGAACTGGGGAAGGACTGGGTGGGCCTATCAGATATCTGCTCAGGTAAGTATGCTTCACCCTTGGATGATGAACTCTCAAGGGCAGGGGCATGACACAATGGTTTGTTTAATGTTCATCTTTAGCTTTAATCTGTAATATTAGCAGTCCATGGCCTATGCCATAAACTGCTCCTGGTCATGTTTTTtcatagagaatggagcttcTCCATCTCTTGCTTCCAACTAACTGCTGTTCATCCTTTGCTCCTGCCTCCTTGATGCATTTGTCAGTTCTCCTGCCCACTCTCTTTGTCTTCTTGTTTTCCTAATCTAATGACAGCTATTGTTTTCCTCCTAACCTTGGCCACTGCACCATTGACATCTGAAGTCTATGTTTCTTTTGCTCCTATGACCCATGCCGTATTAGAGATCCAGGGTGTTAGTTGTGTTCTCAGTCAGACACTAGATGTCCATACCCCCGCTACTGGGACAACAGACCTCAAATCCATTATCTGCAGAAGTGTGGTTACCCTCGATTCCTTTCCACCACTGGTTTGGCCTGCCAAGACATTTTGATTTGTGATGGTGGTGCTGGCCTCATCATTGCAAAATGGGAAAGTAAATGTAAACAGTGTTAAGGAGATGAAGCCATTGTCAATCTGAATAACGATTCTAAGTGGAATGAGTATGTATGGGCTGAGATACACACACTTATCCAAGACTACACTCAACACTAATAAGAAATCCCTGTATATGAGCTGAGTTATTAATTTGTGTTGGAGATGCAGCTGGTGCCCATTGCCCTTCAAACATGCTGTTGTCCTAATATGATTCAGACTGCTCTGCTACTACTTTCTGAAAATTACCAAACAAAACTTACcattatattatagtaatatctGGTTTGTCCCTATAATGTGAATTGGAAAATCTCTAGGGTGAATTTGCAAGGTAATGTTAGGGAACAGATTGGTTCAGTTCTCTCCACTGAACTCTTAAAGGAGGATAATGCTGCCCTATCTTATAGAAAAGAGTTGCAAAGACTACTAAGACAATGTGTATGAATAGTTTAAAATGTTTCACCATACTATTAATTACTATTTTTAATTGATAATCTCTATAGGGACCTGGCAAAGCTGGCACTGATTTTGCTCTTGACTGTGGCTCAGGTATTGGTAGAGTCAGCAAGTatgtcctccttcccttcttcaagCAAGTGGAGCTGGTGGACATGATGGAGAATTTTCTGACTGAAGCTCAGAACTACTTACAGGGTCAAAAACACAAAGTCAACATGTACCATTGCAGCAGCCTCCAGCAGTTTACTCCTACACCCCAAAAATATGATGTAATCTGGATTCAGTGGGTTTCAGGTCAGTTCTAAAACCATGTTAAGATCAATGTGCATGAGAAATTATGGGCAGAGCACGTTCCCAGCCATGTTTACAAATGATCCAGACTGTATACAATTGCTAAAATATCTATGGATCCAATCACAGCATGAAAAAATTACTCACTGGACTAGACATTTCAGGACTGATAAGAGCAGCTTTCCAGACTGTTAGAATTTGAGACCCTTGTTAAATCCACCAACTATATCAACTATTCAAACCAAGAAGAAGGCGTCCACTTTGCTTTGTACCATGCATAGATTATTGCACAAGTTATGTCATGGACAGTAGGATAGACCCAGGCCTGCTAAACAGGAACAAGAGCTAGTTAAGTATGAATCTAAAAGATCCTGTTCAACATGTCTGAATGAGTAATAAGTGTACATAATGTGATGTCTATATCAGGATACTGGAAATGTGGGGAGAGGTATATGCCATCTTGATTCATGGCAAGCGGGCCCAATGTGCAATAACAAGAAtccaaaaaaatctgtttttttgtCTTCAAATTGTTAGGGGCAATTCTAAGTCTAAGCTTTAGGGCGGAggttgggtaaatgaccttggagggccacatctggctcaTGGGCCTAAGTCCGGTGACCCTTGATCCAGGGGATACCATCTTGATCTATTTTATGTTTCTTGCAGGAAACCTGACAGACAAGGATTTGCTAGGTTTTTTTATCCGCTGTCAGAATGGCTTAAAGGAAAATGGAATTATCATCTTGAAGGACAATGTGGCTCGGCAAGGTTGTGTCCTGGACCCATTGGACAGCAGTGTAATTCGAGATCTGAGTATCCTCAACAGCCTCATTGTAAAGAGTGGACTCACCATCCTGAGACAAGAAAAACAAGAGGGCTTCCCTGAGCAGTGTGTACCTATCTGGATGATAGCCATGCAGAAGAATTGTGGCCAAACCAGAAATGGGATGTTGTAGTAAGCCTTAATACAAAGAGTATAGGCTGTTGAAATGGACTgaaacaaagtgaagaggcatcaTCGATAGGAagtaataaaatcaaaacaatatccTTAAATTTATAGCATCATTCCTCCAAGGAGTATGCCCCCCACTGTCAAATTAGAAGATAGTATTAGTTTAAAAGATAGCAACTGCAGCCCAGGATCACTGAAGTGAATTTCATGATTGAGATGGGTAAGAGGTATAGGGGACCCTTGAAGCCTATgctgcaaaagtgtgtgtttgaaaATGCATTGCAAtggtatttattgtatttcaacTGTATTTTAAACCTACCACACACagtaatgtttaattgttttttatttttgtatttgctttgttttaaattgattaagGTGTGAGGCTGTTAgcttccttgagtccccttggggagaaaggcagagtataaataaaataaataataataatagctcatgctaaaataaaggtAGTCCTAAAGGTGTTGCCAcaatcctttctctctctccacttTCTTCCATATTTATGGTGCACGAAACTAACATAGTTATTTCTTTGAAAACTGGTACACAACATAACCTTAATTCCTTAATGTTCCTCAATGTTccaatgggataataataataaaactttatttctagaccacactctctccctgaagggactcggggtggtttacagacacaaaaaaggtaaacattcaatgcctcaaatgagtacaaacaaataaaaaataatacaggataatgcacagtaacaaaaataaatttacaaCAGAAGAATTAAGcatcgaaatgaaaataaaacagaaacaatccaataagatataataaactaaaacatgagtaaaCATTATAACATATACCCTAAAACCAATTAAGataaaataacattcaaaatTACTAAGATGTATTTAAGATGTATTTAAGATGTATCGTAGCAGCCATATAATACAAGTGGGTTAGCCAGCGTTCCAATGGGTTAGTGTcctagtcttcctcctctccatatgccaaAATGCATAGGTGCATTTTCAgaagtttcttaaaggagaggagggcggGAGCCGTTTTTGTTTCtttagggaggaagttccagagaccCAAACTGTTTGGGGCTTTATAGGTAGGaatcagcactttgtatttagcccggaagcagactggcaaccagtggagctgcagCATCATGGCCGTTGTCATCTCATGATACGGCGTTCCAGTTAGCAATCTAGCTCTCGATCTTCACTAATtgcagcttccaaactatcctCAAAAGCAGCCcaacgtagagagcattgcagtagtctagtcgggatgtgactaaggcatggacgaCCGCGGCCAAGTCTGGCGTCTGAAGGTACGGGCGTGTCGCACCttagcactggttcaccttgctacaACACACACActgcaccacagcaggcttgagtttttcagtttattgataaagaatagcaaaactaaataaaaaacagtaaagaaagcaataatccagtTGAGAGTGCAATCCATCAAACACAGTTCAGAGTGTTTATAGATAAAAGTACAGTCCCAAAAATAACCAAGCAAATCCGAAGAAACCAGAAAACATGAGCTTCAAAGAATCCAAACACGTGAGACGAGGCATGAacagaaactaagcaagagttgTATCTTCAACAGCGATGTTGCTCTGACTAAAATtttcccaaattacatctccTTTAAAACCTCCTTGTAACCAAAAAacacattcttttgaactctacccccccccccccctaaacgcTTGCCTCCAATTCTCACAGTGTCTGGGGCCCGATTTCAATTTCAACCTGGAATCCCTATCTAACACAAATTCACCCCCCTCATTCCCATCTGGTctttgttgacaattctcagactccaATGAAAGATCATCCTTATCACAAACTTTGGCAGCATCTCTGCTAAACTCAGAGGCATCCACAGTCCTCTGTTTTATGTTTTTCTAAGCTATCAACACTTTCTGAATCCACCTGCATATCAGAAACGTCaacattcccaggaacaaagtgctgttcaaactgctgttgcacaaatcccctttcatcatcatcagactgaaccacaacagggcGCAGCTGGTGCTcatgttttaactgtgcaaaggcattCCTGGTCACTGCTGACACTTGGGAGTTGCAGGGTGAGCAATGGGTTCAGGATCATCCCCGGACTGTGATTGAGATTACAATTGGTAACTGATCTTTAGATCCAGACTTTTTGGGCATGGCTTCAGTGGATTTACTCCTAGTCATTCAAATTCTACACTCTTTGGTGCCAACTGTAATTTGGTTGAGAAATATACAGAAAATCTTGGATAGAAAGCATGTTAGAAATATTGATATTCTTCAAGAGACCTGATTTATGAAAAACGATTCCTTGCAATTATATGGCACAACCTGGTCAGAAATCATCCAGTGCAGgtcgtatatacagtagagtctcacttatccaagactcgcttatccaaggttctggattatccaaggcatttttgttgtcaatgttttcaatatatcgtgatatttggtgctaaattagtaaatacagtaattacaacgtaacattactgtgtattgaactactttttctgtcaaatttgttgtagaacatgatgttttggtgtttaacttgtaaaatcataacctaatttgatgtttaataggcttttccttaatccctccttattatccaagatattcgcttatccaaggttctgccggcccgtttagcttggataagtgagactctactgtacatggctgGAGTTAGCatttaaaatgtaccttttctgacttacaaattcaacttaagaacaaacctatgcaACCTTTGTTagcaacttgaggactgcctgtatatattttGTACAACTTGTCATATTAAGAGCACACTGAGAGGAGGAAGGCCTTTGGGATGAGGGGATTTCTGTGCTCAGAACTCTCTAGTCTAGCGTCCTCCCCTGCTCTCCCCACGCCTTCCGCTTTTTGAGGGCGGGCTCTCCGCTCTCCCTTGGCACCAACCTGAAGAAGCCAACTGCGCATGCGCCGCGCTGGGAAGCCGGGTCTTCGAAGGAAAGCAGCCTGCCCTCGCGCCTCCCCTTTAGAAGAGGCCGCTTTGAGGCTTTTCTGTTTCCATTGGCCGCGCGTGCCAGGCCTGAGCGAATCACCAGCCTTTCCTGAGCGGAGGGGCGGGTCCGAGGGACGTGGCagcggaggaggcggcggagaGAGGAGGCGACATGGCGCAGGGCTGGGGCGGGTTCTCCGAGCGGGAGCTCCGGCGGGTCCAGGGCCGTTGCAAAGGTAACCCTCACCGAGAAAGGCGGCACTTGGGCGGGGGGAGGCCTTGTCGCGGAGGCTTCCTCTGTTTCCCACCTCA contains:
- the ntmt2 gene encoding N-terminal Xaa-Pro-Lys N-methyltransferase 2 isoform X2, whose translation is MDSKEYQGAHLAFRSRWHKTDEELCRHSMSFVLHKAIRNDFFQSYLYLLEKLPLVKLYALTSEVINGEMQFYARAKNFYKEVPASEEGMMGDYAELSSTDTEASREFLRNFVGDWVGLSDICSGIGRVSKYVLLPFFKQVELVDMMENFLTEAQNYLQGQKHKVNMYHCSSLQQFTPTPQKYDVIWIQWVSGNLTDKDLLGFFIRCQNGLKENGIIILKDNVARQGCVLDPLDSSVIRDLSILNSLIVKSGLTILRQEKQEGFPEQCVPIWMIAMQKNCGQTRNGML
- the ntmt2 gene encoding N-terminal Xaa-Pro-Lys N-methyltransferase 2 isoform X1 → MDSKEYQGAHLAFRSRWHKTDEELCRHSMSFVLHKAIRNDFFQSYLYLLEKLPLVKLYALTSEVINGEMQFYARAKNFYKEVPASEEGMMGDYAELSSTDTEASREFLRNFVGGPGKAGTDFALDCGSGIGRVSKYVLLPFFKQVELVDMMENFLTEAQNYLQGQKHKVNMYHCSSLQQFTPTPQKYDVIWIQWVSGNLTDKDLLGFFIRCQNGLKENGIIILKDNVARQGCVLDPLDSSVIRDLSILNSLIVKSGLTILRQEKQEGFPEQCVPIWMIAMQKNCGQTRNGML
- the ntmt2 gene encoding N-terminal Xaa-Pro-Lys N-methyltransferase 2 isoform X3, which encodes MKFSINGTIRGGMIMCSCEEKPYADDCSATVKLYALTSEVINGEMQFYARAKNFYKEVPASEEGMMGDYAELSSTDTEASREFLRNFVGGPGKAGTDFALDCGSGIGRVSKYVLLPFFKQVELVDMMENFLTEAQNYLQGQKHKVNMYHCSSLQQFTPTPQKYDVIWIQWVSGNLTDKDLLGFFIRCQNGLKENGIIILKDNVARQGCVLDPLDSSVIRDLSILNSLIVKSGLTILRQEKQEGFPEQCVPIWMIAMQKNCGQTRNGML
- the ntmt2 gene encoding N-terminal Xaa-Pro-Lys N-methyltransferase 2 isoform X4: MKFSINGTIRGVKLYALTSEVINGEMQFYARAKNFYKEVPASEEGMMGDYAELSSTDTEASREFLRNFVGGPGKAGTDFALDCGSGIGRVSKYVLLPFFKQVELVDMMENFLTEAQNYLQGQKHKVNMYHCSSLQQFTPTPQKYDVIWIQWVSGNLTDKDLLGFFIRCQNGLKENGIIILKDNVARQGCVLDPLDSSVIRDLSILNSLIVKSGLTILRQEKQEGFPEQCVPIWMIAMQKNCGQTRNGML
- the ntmt2 gene encoding N-terminal Xaa-Pro-Lys N-methyltransferase 2 isoform X5; amino-acid sequence: MKVTIYALMVKLYALTSEVINGEMQFYARAKNFYKEVPASEEGMMGDYAELSSTDTEASREFLRNFVGGPGKAGTDFALDCGSGIGRVSKYVLLPFFKQVELVDMMENFLTEAQNYLQGQKHKVNMYHCSSLQQFTPTPQKYDVIWIQWVSGNLTDKDLLGFFIRCQNGLKENGIIILKDNVARQGCVLDPLDSSVIRDLSILNSLIVKSGLTILRQEKQEGFPEQCVPIWMIAMQKNCGQTRNGML